Proteins encoded together in one Nocardioides marinisabuli window:
- a CDS encoding hydroxyacid-oxoacid transhydrogenase, with amino-acid sequence MSETVFTYAAPALKFGTGASAEIGHDLLGHGARRVLLVTDPGVAATGAPARIAEEVTARGLEVTTYDGVHVEPTDESMAHAIAFARDAGPFDAILAVGGGSAIDTAKAVNLLTTNPGELMDYINAPVGRAQAPVNRLLPLVAVPTTTGTGSESTTICVLDVLSLHVKTGISHPALRPTMAVVDPALTMGQPTMVTAAAGMDILCHALESWTAKWFGDFEAKTPEQRVPYCGANPIADLWSEKAMSLLATSFRAAVADGSDVVAREQMALAATFAGLGFGNAGVHIPHANAYPIAGRVRDYRPEGYPQDEAMVPHGMAVTLTAPEAFRFTYEASPERHLAAARLLDPSVPASATGPDVLPDVLATLMRDIGIPNGLAEVGYGEADVDDLVEGALKQQRLLATAPREVRAEDLAGIFRSSMQHW; translated from the coding sequence ATGAGCGAGACCGTCTTCACCTACGCCGCCCCCGCGCTGAAGTTCGGCACCGGCGCCTCCGCCGAGATCGGCCACGACCTGCTGGGCCACGGCGCCCGGCGGGTGCTGCTGGTCACCGACCCGGGCGTCGCGGCCACCGGGGCGCCCGCCCGCATCGCCGAGGAGGTCACCGCCCGCGGCCTCGAGGTGACGACGTACGACGGCGTGCACGTCGAGCCCACCGACGAGTCGATGGCCCACGCGATCGCCTTCGCGCGCGACGCCGGTCCCTTCGACGCGATCCTGGCCGTCGGCGGCGGGTCGGCCATCGACACCGCGAAGGCGGTCAACCTGCTCACCACGAACCCCGGCGAGCTGATGGACTACATCAACGCGCCGGTCGGCCGGGCGCAGGCGCCGGTCAACCGGCTGCTGCCGCTGGTGGCGGTGCCGACCACGACCGGCACCGGGTCGGAGAGCACCACCATCTGCGTGCTCGACGTGCTCTCGCTGCACGTCAAGACGGGTATCAGCCACCCGGCGCTGCGCCCGACGATGGCCGTGGTCGACCCGGCCCTGACGATGGGCCAGCCGACGATGGTCACGGCGGCGGCGGGCATGGACATCCTGTGCCACGCACTCGAGAGCTGGACCGCGAAGTGGTTCGGCGACTTCGAGGCCAAGACCCCCGAGCAGCGGGTGCCCTACTGCGGGGCCAACCCGATCGCCGACCTGTGGTCGGAGAAGGCGATGTCGCTGCTCGCGACGTCCTTCCGCGCCGCGGTCGCCGACGGCAGCGACGTGGTCGCGCGCGAGCAGATGGCGCTGGCCGCCACCTTCGCGGGCCTGGGCTTCGGCAACGCCGGCGTGCACATCCCGCACGCCAACGCCTACCCGATCGCCGGGCGGGTGCGCGACTACCGGCCCGAGGGCTACCCGCAGGACGAGGCGATGGTGCCGCACGGCATGGCGGTGACGCTGACCGCGCCCGAGGCGTTCCGCTTCACCTACGAGGCCTCCCCCGAGCGGCACCTGGCCGCGGCGCGGCTGCTCGACCCGTCGGTCCCCGCCTCGGCCACCGGCCCCGACGTGCTGCCCGACGTGCTGGCCACGCTGATGCGCGACATCGGCATCCCCAACGGCCTGGCCGAGGTCGGCTACGGCGAGGCGGACGTCGACGACCTGGTCGAGGGCGCGCTCAAGCAGCAGCGGCTGCTGGCCACCGCGCCCCGCGAGGTGCGCGCCGAGGACCTGGCGGGGATCTTCCGCAGCTCCATGCAGCACTGGTGA
- a CDS encoding FAD-binding and (Fe-S)-binding domain-containing protein has translation MSQTLSSTDIAAELRRRGVGDVDDSTLARALYSTDASLYRVPPRVVVRPRHRDELLAVLDASRATGVPVTMRGAGTSIAGNAVGPGIVVDTARHLDKVLSIDAEAGTAVVEPGTVHATLQRAALAQGLRFGPDPSTHPRCTIGGMIGNNACGSRALGYGRTADNVVGLDVAFGTGEVWSGGGPSAAGDALAAITDASLAHVRTEFGRFTRQVSGYSFEHLLPENGRRLERFLAGSEGTLGVVLGATVRLVPDEAVRQMLVLGYPSMVEAADAVPAILAAARTPGGPDAHGSPSGSPLVACEGLDARIVDLVRGRGSAVPDLPRGGGWLFVELTDPGLVTPVLAAAEPLEHRLVTDARESAALWRIREDGAGLAARSLERQALSGWEDAAVPPERLGAWLRDFDELLEGHELQGVPYGHFGDGCVHVRIDFDFSDRDTDPEAGRRRFREFLTACAHQLREHGGSLSGEHGDGRARSELLSVMYDEESLRLFGAAKAVCDPDDLLNPGVLVDPDPFDAHLRPARPRHEPRTVLRLLHDDGSLGAAVHRCTGVGKCVAPHTGATTGVMCPSWQATRDEKDSTRGRARVLQEALDGELVQGLGDPAVAEALDLCLACKGCASDCPTGVDMATYKAEALHQRHDGDGATVRRPRSHLTLGRLPMWARLAAPLAPVVNRSLRARPLARLAKATAGIDQRRSIPHFAPRTLRKAAATGRLGDTDTPDVWVWADSFTDHFLPGSGHAAIEVLEAAGLRVRVIDEDACCGLTWITTGQLTRARAIAARTAATLASYVATGTPVVGLEPSCLATLRSDLVELSDDPRAQQVAEGVLTFAELATRLDLPLPDLTGVQVVAQPHCHQHAVLGWDADQALLERAGATVTRVAGCCGLAGNFGMEKGHYDVSVAVAETHLLPAVRSQPDAVVLADGMSCRVQLDDLAGVPTMHLAELWASRLGR, from the coding sequence GTGAGCCAGACGCTGAGCAGCACCGACATCGCCGCCGAGCTGCGCCGGCGGGGCGTGGGCGACGTCGACGACTCGACGCTGGCGCGGGCGCTCTACTCCACCGACGCCTCCCTCTACCGCGTGCCGCCCCGCGTCGTCGTACGACCGCGGCACCGCGACGAGCTGCTCGCGGTGCTCGACGCGTCGCGGGCGACCGGGGTGCCGGTGACGATGCGCGGTGCGGGCACCTCGATCGCCGGCAACGCGGTCGGGCCCGGCATCGTGGTCGACACCGCGCGCCACCTCGACAAGGTCCTCTCGATCGACGCCGAGGCCGGCACGGCCGTCGTCGAGCCGGGCACCGTGCACGCCACCCTCCAGCGGGCGGCGCTGGCCCAGGGGCTGCGCTTCGGGCCCGACCCCTCGACCCACCCGCGCTGCACGATCGGCGGGATGATCGGCAACAACGCCTGCGGCTCGCGGGCGCTGGGCTACGGCCGCACCGCCGACAACGTGGTCGGCCTCGACGTCGCGTTCGGCACCGGCGAGGTCTGGAGCGGCGGCGGGCCCTCGGCGGCCGGCGACGCGCTGGCCGCGATCACCGACGCCTCGCTGGCCCACGTGCGCACCGAGTTCGGGCGCTTCACCCGCCAGGTCAGCGGCTACTCCTTCGAGCACCTGCTGCCCGAGAACGGCCGGCGCCTCGAGCGCTTCCTGGCCGGTTCCGAGGGCACCCTGGGCGTCGTGCTCGGCGCGACGGTCCGGCTGGTGCCTGACGAGGCGGTGCGCCAGATGCTGGTGCTGGGCTACCCCTCGATGGTCGAGGCGGCCGACGCGGTGCCGGCCATCCTGGCCGCGGCCCGCACCCCCGGCGGCCCCGACGCCCACGGCAGCCCGAGCGGGTCGCCGCTGGTGGCCTGCGAGGGCCTCGACGCCCGCATCGTCGACCTGGTGCGCGGGCGCGGCAGCGCCGTGCCCGACCTGCCGCGCGGCGGCGGCTGGCTCTTCGTCGAGCTCACCGACCCCGGCCTGGTCACCCCGGTGCTGGCGGCGGCCGAGCCGCTGGAGCACCGCCTGGTCACCGACGCCCGCGAGTCGGCCGCGCTGTGGCGCATCCGCGAGGACGGCGCCGGCCTCGCCGCCCGCAGCCTCGAGCGGCAGGCGCTCTCGGGCTGGGAGGACGCCGCGGTGCCGCCGGAGCGGCTCGGCGCCTGGCTGCGCGACTTCGACGAGCTCCTCGAGGGCCACGAGCTGCAGGGCGTGCCCTACGGCCACTTCGGCGACGGCTGCGTGCACGTGCGCATCGACTTCGACTTCTCCGACCGCGACACCGACCCCGAGGCCGGGCGCCGCCGCTTCCGCGAGTTCCTCACCGCCTGCGCGCACCAGCTGCGCGAGCACGGCGGCTCGCTCTCGGGCGAGCACGGCGACGGCCGGGCCCGCTCCGAGCTGCTGTCGGTGATGTACGACGAGGAGTCGCTGCGGCTCTTCGGCGCCGCCAAGGCGGTCTGCGACCCCGACGACCTGCTCAACCCGGGCGTGCTCGTCGACCCCGACCCGTTCGACGCGCACCTGCGCCCGGCCCGCCCGCGCCACGAGCCGCGCACCGTGCTCCGCCTCCTGCACGACGACGGCTCGCTGGGCGCGGCCGTGCACCGCTGCACCGGCGTGGGCAAGTGCGTCGCCCCGCACACGGGCGCCACGACCGGGGTGATGTGCCCGTCGTGGCAGGCGACCCGCGACGAGAAGGACTCCACCCGCGGTCGCGCCCGGGTGCTGCAGGAGGCCCTCGACGGCGAGCTGGTGCAGGGCCTGGGCGACCCGGCCGTGGCCGAGGCGCTCGACCTGTGCCTGGCCTGCAAGGGCTGCGCCTCCGACTGCCCCACCGGTGTCGACATGGCCACCTACAAGGCCGAGGCGCTGCACCAGCGCCACGACGGCGACGGCGCCACCGTGCGCCGCCCCCGCAGCCACCTGACCCTGGGGCGGCTCCCGATGTGGGCACGGCTGGCCGCACCCCTCGCCCCGGTCGTCAACCGCAGCCTCAGGGCGCGCCCGCTCGCCCGCCTGGCCAAGGCCACCGCCGGCATCGACCAGCGCCGCTCCATCCCCCACTTCGCGCCCCGCACCCTGCGCAAGGCAGCGGCGACCGGCCGCCTCGGCGACACCGACACCCCCGACGTGTGGGTCTGGGCCGACTCCTTCACCGACCACTTCCTGCCCGGCTCGGGCCACGCCGCGATCGAGGTGCTCGAGGCCGCAGGCCTGCGGGTGCGCGTCATCGACGAGGACGCCTGCTGCGGGCTGACCTGGATCACCACCGGCCAGCTCACCAGGGCCCGCGCCATCGCCGCGCGCACCGCCGCGACCCTGGCGTCGTACGTCGCCACCGGCACGCCGGTGGTCGGCCTCGAACCGTCCTGCCTGGCCACCCTGCGCAGCGACCTCGTCGAGCTCAGCGACGACCCGCGCGCCCAGCAGGTCGCCGAGGGCGTGCTCACCTTCGCCGAGCTCGCCACCCGCCTCGACCTGCCGCTGCCCGACCTCACCGGGGTGCAGGTCGTCGCCCAGCCGCACTGCCACCAGCACGCCGTGCTCGGCTGGGACGCCGACCAGGCGCTGCTCGAGCGGGCCGGCGCCACCGTCACCCGCGTCGCGGGCTGCTGCGGGCTGGCCGGCAACTTCGGCATGGAGAAGGGCCACTACGACGTGTCGGTGGCGGTCGCCGAGACCCACCTGCTGCCGGCGGTGCGCTCGCAGCCCGACGCCGTGGTGCTCGCCGACGGCATGTCGTGCCGGGTGCAGCTCGACGACCTCGCGGGCGTGCCGACGATGCACCTGGCCGAGCTGTGGGCTTCTAGGCTGGGGCGGTGA
- a CDS encoding glycoside hydrolase family 5 protein, with protein MRRPPARALLVLAAALALVLAAVASAVVLTGSLEADEPSTGSAPRPVVEGNRLVDGRTGETWVPRGVNWSSLEYACAQGWGYSSLEAGGTDPMTTQALAIAGWGADTVRLPLNQDCWLGTRAAPVSDEYTERTPAGYRAHVGAFVEALNAQGLVVVLDLHSRKRIGTPEFGNLAMPDSESLAFWRSVGEAYADNASVMFDAFNEPYSRYDAADRLVFDLTWECWRDGGCAAPAEDDRTATTGRTTYTAQGMQAVVDALRDAGAQQPVLLGGLDYANDLSGWWEHRPDDDQLVAAFHAYDFKECATSECWDEVLAPLARRVPVLTGELGATDPLDGWVAGYLDWADQHGVGALFWVWADHAGDPMSLGRGLSGRPTAWGRLARSWMQAEARVS; from the coding sequence GTGCGTCGACCGCCTGCGCGCGCGCTGCTGGTGCTGGCCGCTGCCCTGGCGCTGGTGCTGGCCGCCGTCGCCTCGGCCGTGGTGCTCACCGGCTCCCTCGAGGCCGACGAGCCGTCCACGGGCTCGGCGCCGCGACCGGTGGTGGAGGGCAACCGGCTCGTCGACGGGCGCACCGGCGAGACGTGGGTGCCCCGCGGGGTCAACTGGAGCAGCCTCGAGTACGCCTGCGCGCAGGGCTGGGGCTACTCCTCGCTCGAGGCCGGCGGCACCGACCCGATGACCACCCAGGCGCTGGCCATCGCCGGCTGGGGCGCCGACACGGTCCGGCTGCCGCTCAACCAGGACTGCTGGCTGGGCACCCGGGCGGCGCCGGTCAGCGACGAGTACACCGAGCGCACCCCCGCGGGCTACCGCGCCCACGTCGGCGCCTTCGTCGAGGCGCTCAACGCCCAGGGCCTGGTGGTCGTGCTCGACCTCCACAGCCGCAAGCGCATCGGCACCCCCGAGTTCGGCAACCTCGCCATGCCCGACTCGGAGTCGCTGGCCTTCTGGCGCTCGGTGGGCGAGGCCTACGCCGACAACGCCTCGGTCATGTTCGACGCCTTCAACGAGCCCTACTCCCGCTACGACGCCGCCGACCGCCTGGTCTTCGACCTGACCTGGGAGTGCTGGCGCGACGGCGGTTGCGCCGCCCCCGCCGAGGACGACCGCACCGCCACGACCGGCCGCACGACGTACACGGCGCAGGGCATGCAGGCCGTCGTCGACGCCCTCCGCGACGCCGGCGCCCAGCAGCCGGTCCTGCTGGGTGGCCTCGACTACGCCAACGACCTGTCCGGCTGGTGGGAGCACCGGCCCGACGACGACCAGCTGGTCGCGGCCTTCCACGCCTACGACTTCAAGGAGTGCGCCACCAGCGAGTGCTGGGACGAGGTGCTGGCGCCGCTCGCCCGGCGGGTGCCGGTGCTGACCGGCGAGCTCGGCGCCACCGACCCGCTCGACGGCTGGGTGGCCGGCTACCTCGACTGGGCCGACCAGCACGGCGTCGGGGCGCTGTTCTGGGTGTGGGCCGACCACGCCGGCGACCCCATGTCCCTGGGCCGCGGCCTGAGCGGCCGGCCGACCGCGTGGGGCCGCCTGGCGCGGTCCTGGATGCAGGCGGAGGCACGGGTCTCCTAG
- a CDS encoding class I SAM-dependent methyltransferase, which yields MSEPLLRGLARMRSHLLDPDTLVRAVASGRQKGGAPQWRRVELRYVDLKAGRHLQVTSYDEQQAHTANHAVGEPRQPSPARDAVDALLDEPFGNWHVETTTQSHQLRVTKKGEALVHTSDRKEAVEASRGHDRGKERLLPEDDPLFRELGLTDAQGRLKPSRQAKYRQVEEFLRLLDTTVVEAVEKGHLRRPTEAEPLRVVDLGCGNAYLTFAAHRYLSHVRSLPVAVTGVDVKEQSREHNSAVAGRLGADASFVVGTIADAEVDPAPEVVLALHACDTATDEALARAVAWGAPVVLAAPCCHHDVAAQLRRAPTPSPYAALTRHGILRERFADTLTDALRASLMRLAGYKVDVVQFVESQHTPRNTLLRATRTGSPVRGGTLRTEYDELVATWGLTPRLAVLLEQQDAGA from the coding sequence ATGAGCGAACCCCTGCTCCGCGGCCTGGCCCGCATGCGCAGCCACCTGCTCGACCCCGACACCCTCGTGCGCGCGGTCGCCTCGGGCCGGCAGAAGGGCGGCGCCCCGCAGTGGCGCCGCGTCGAGCTGCGCTACGTCGACCTCAAGGCCGGGCGCCACCTGCAGGTCACGTCGTACGACGAGCAGCAGGCGCACACCGCCAACCACGCCGTCGGCGAGCCGCGGCAGCCCAGCCCGGCGCGCGACGCCGTCGACGCGCTGCTCGACGAGCCCTTCGGCAACTGGCACGTCGAGACCACCACTCAGAGCCACCAGCTGCGGGTGACCAAGAAGGGCGAGGCGCTGGTGCACACCAGCGACCGCAAGGAGGCCGTCGAGGCCAGCCGCGGCCACGACCGGGGCAAGGAGCGGCTGCTGCCCGAGGACGACCCGCTCTTCCGCGAGCTCGGCCTCACCGACGCCCAGGGCCGGCTCAAGCCGAGCCGCCAGGCGAAGTACCGCCAGGTCGAGGAGTTCCTGCGGCTGCTCGACACCACCGTCGTCGAGGCCGTCGAGAAGGGCCACCTGCGCCGCCCGACCGAGGCCGAGCCGCTGCGCGTGGTCGACCTCGGCTGCGGCAACGCCTACCTGACCTTCGCCGCGCACCGCTACCTCTCCCACGTGCGCTCGCTGCCGGTGGCCGTCACCGGCGTCGACGTCAAGGAGCAGTCGCGCGAGCACAACAGCGCGGTCGCGGGCCGGCTCGGCGCCGACGCGAGCTTCGTGGTCGGCACCATCGCCGACGCCGAGGTCGACCCCGCCCCCGAGGTGGTGCTGGCGCTGCACGCCTGCGACACCGCCACCGACGAGGCCCTGGCGCGCGCCGTCGCCTGGGGCGCGCCGGTCGTGCTCGCCGCGCCCTGCTGCCACCACGACGTGGCCGCCCAGCTGCGCCGCGCGCCCACCCCGTCGCCGTACGCCGCGCTGACCCGGCACGGCATCCTGCGCGAGCGCTTCGCCGACACCCTCACCGACGCGCTGCGCGCCTCGCTGATGCGCCTGGCCGGCTACAAGGTCGACGTCGTGCAGTTCGTCGAGAGCCAGCACACCCCGCGCAACACGCTGCTGCGCGCCACCCGCACCGGCTCGCCGGTGCGCGGCGGCACGCTGCGCACGGAGTACGACGAGCTGGTCGCGACCTGGGGGCTGACGCCGCGCCTCGCGGTGCTCCTGGAGCAGCAGGATGCGGGTGCCTGA